One window from the genome of Haladaptatus paucihalophilus DX253 encodes:
- a CDS encoding YkgJ family cysteine cluster protein → METLEAELERAKSLDVTDLADAIEDIGFECTRCGACCTSEADDPHTATVFPDEVRELQETTEYDFRDVARPMPFGLTEDGGETFEWALQTDDCGDCRFYEDGIGACSVHPDRPLICRTYPFSVALGGTSQPMGDPVDESGVVRAHECEGLGRNIDREHAEELAAALKERAVRELEEAIGVRDNYDPANPDPGEIVVHDSEGAKNPDGTAYES, encoded by the coding sequence GTGGAAACTCTCGAAGCCGAACTGGAACGGGCGAAGTCGCTCGACGTAACCGACCTCGCGGACGCGATCGAGGACATCGGGTTCGAGTGCACGCGCTGTGGTGCCTGCTGTACGAGCGAAGCAGACGACCCGCACACTGCGACCGTCTTCCCCGACGAAGTGCGCGAATTGCAGGAGACGACCGAGTACGACTTTCGGGACGTGGCCCGACCCATGCCCTTCGGTCTGACCGAGGACGGCGGCGAGACGTTCGAGTGGGCGCTCCAGACCGACGACTGCGGCGACTGTCGGTTTTACGAGGACGGAATCGGAGCGTGTTCGGTCCACCCCGACCGACCGCTCATCTGCCGGACGTACCCCTTCAGCGTGGCGCTCGGCGGGACGAGCCAGCCGATGGGCGACCCCGTGGACGAGTCGGGAGTCGTCCGCGCCCACGAGTGCGAGGGCCTCGGCCGCAACATCGACAGAGAACACGCCGAAGAACTCGCGGCGGCGCTCAAGGAACGTGCCGTCCGCGAACTCGAAGAGGCCATCGGCGTGCGCGACAACTACGACCCCGCGAACCCCGACCCGGGCGAAATCGTCGTTCACGACTCGGAAGGCGCGAAGAACCCCGACGGAACAGCGTACGAAAGCTGA
- a CDS encoding amidohydrolase family protein — protein sequence MLELEHRFRVVDVHARLPVEESVTARGRAISPDKLERELHQAGVVSAVVFPGPQEGNSYLRANNAVARRSVERPFFAFARINGPRDPDGSATARLRNFRSRRKDWHTSSDDIEQYAYDDRFHGFKLDPTRDGLPDDDVLSRLEDVNLPVLVHAGEGFSPETAADTLLDRSFPVILSHFGGFPLNRDLMADAIDLLDSYDSCYLDTSFVRYREQMERAIMEHPDRVLFGSGAPNAHPNVAVMEILTLDVPEDAMRKVFTKNPSRVVEALAPEYDE from the coding sequence ATGCTGGAACTGGAGCACCGGTTTCGTGTGGTGGACGTTCACGCGCGGCTTCCCGTCGAGGAGTCCGTGACGGCGCGGGGACGAGCCATCTCGCCCGACAAACTGGAGCGCGAACTCCACCAAGCGGGCGTCGTCAGTGCGGTCGTGTTCCCCGGGCCACAGGAGGGAAACAGCTACCTCCGGGCGAACAACGCCGTCGCCCGACGGAGCGTCGAGCGCCCGTTTTTCGCGTTCGCGCGAATCAACGGTCCGCGTGACCCCGACGGGAGCGCCACGGCACGACTCAGGAACTTCAGGTCGCGCCGGAAGGACTGGCACACCTCTTCCGACGACATCGAGCAGTACGCCTACGACGACCGCTTTCACGGGTTCAAACTCGACCCGACGCGCGACGGACTGCCGGACGACGACGTGCTCTCCCGGCTGGAGGACGTGAACCTTCCCGTCCTCGTCCACGCGGGCGAAGGTTTCTCCCCCGAAACTGCGGCCGACACCCTGCTCGACCGTTCCTTTCCCGTCATCCTCTCGCACTTCGGCGGATTTCCGCTGAACCGCGACCTCATGGCGGACGCCATCGACCTGCTGGACTCCTACGACAGTTGCTATCTCGACACCAGTTTCGTCCGCTACCGCGAGCAGATGGAGCGGGCCATCATGGAACACCCCGACCGCGTGCTGTTCGGAAGCGGTGCCCCGAACGCCCACCCGAACGTCGCCGTGATGGAAATTCTCACCCTCGACGTGCCCGAGGACGCGATGCGAAAAGTGTTCACCAAGAATCCCTCGCGCGTCGTCGAAGCCCTCGCACCGGAGTACGACGAGTAG
- a CDS encoding class I SAM-dependent methyltransferase, whose translation MKGQEWYQATEVAEEYEEKRFSRGGRLIDRREKQAVLDAIGPVEGKRVLEIACGTGRFTVMLAERGADIVGLDISAAMLQQGRHKARNAGVADHLEFMRGDAARLPFPDDHFDTVFAMRFFHLANTPASFLSEMRRVSKDQVFFDTFAGPSTRSLYNWLLPMGSRLYSLEDVQKLLGETGLSLVDSDHDWVLPYGFYRKIPDVVASRIRDMDTAIGDTMIGDQLASVSYWNTSVE comes from the coding sequence GTGAAGGGACAGGAGTGGTATCAGGCTACGGAGGTGGCCGAGGAATACGAAGAGAAGCGATTCTCCCGTGGCGGTAGACTCATCGACCGCCGCGAGAAGCAAGCCGTCCTCGACGCTATCGGTCCGGTCGAGGGAAAACGCGTTCTCGAAATAGCCTGCGGAACCGGCCGGTTTACCGTCATGCTCGCCGAGCGTGGCGCGGACATCGTTGGACTCGACATTTCGGCCGCGATGCTCCAACAGGGTCGTCACAAGGCTCGGAACGCCGGTGTCGCGGACCATCTGGAGTTCATGCGCGGCGACGCCGCCCGTCTTCCGTTCCCGGACGACCACTTCGACACCGTGTTCGCCATGCGGTTTTTCCACCTCGCGAACACGCCGGCCTCGTTCCTGAGCGAGATGCGTCGCGTTTCGAAGGATCAGGTTTTCTTCGATACGTTCGCTGGGCCGAGCACGCGAAGCCTCTACAACTGGTTGCTGCCGATGGGGTCGCGGTTGTACTCGCTCGAGGACGTCCAGAAGCTCCTCGGGGAGACAGGTCTGTCGCTGGTCGATTCCGACCACGACTGGGTACTCCCCTACGGCTTCTACCGAAAAATCCCCGACGTGGTGGCGTCGCGTATCCGGGATATGGACACCGCTATCGGTGACACGATGATCGGTGACCAACTCGCGTCCGTCTCCTACTGGAACACGAGCGTCGAGTGA
- a CDS encoding PPOX class F420-dependent oxidoreductase encodes MESIPEEFRDLFERKTFANFATVMPDGTPQVTPVWVGYDGDHLLVNTAEGRQKERNVQRNPKVGLSIIDPDDPYRFVSVRGEVEEVTEDGAVDHINELTRRYMDRDEYPNLGEEDGPRVIIRIRPDRVVTGG; translated from the coding sequence ATGGAATCGATACCCGAGGAGTTTCGAGACTTGTTCGAGCGAAAAACGTTCGCCAACTTCGCGACCGTCATGCCGGACGGAACACCGCAGGTGACGCCCGTTTGGGTCGGCTACGACGGCGACCACCTCCTCGTGAACACCGCCGAAGGTCGCCAGAAGGAGCGAAACGTACAGCGAAACCCGAAGGTCGGCCTTTCCATCATCGACCCGGACGACCCGTACCGGTTCGTCTCGGTTCGCGGCGAAGTCGAGGAGGTCACCGAGGACGGCGCGGTAGACCACATCAACGAACTCACCCGACGGTACATGGACCGCGATGAGTACCCGAACCTCGGTGAGGAGGACGGTCCGCGGGTCATCATTCGGATTCGTCCCGACCGCGTGGTCACGGGGGGATGA
- a CDS encoding MarR family transcriptional regulator: MSTTVAEPARDFRERLRELPPSAKLVAKVLETEEPLTQGELAEESLLPDRTVRYALTRLEEQDLIVSRHSFRDARKQVYLLNN; encoded by the coding sequence ATGAGCACGACTGTAGCAGAACCAGCGCGCGATTTCCGTGAACGACTCCGCGAACTCCCCCCCAGCGCCAAACTCGTCGCCAAGGTTCTGGAGACCGAAGAACCGCTGACGCAAGGCGAACTCGCCGAGGAATCCCTTCTCCCCGACCGGACCGTCCGCTACGCGCTGACCCGACTCGAAGAACAAGACCTCATCGTCTCGCGTCACAGTTTCCGCGACGCACGGAAGCAAGTTTACCTCCTGAACAACTGA
- a CDS encoding MBL fold metallo-hydrolase has product MSLAFLAADVNAITVPTETLAPHGETNAYVVDTVLIDPAGRTAELDRAVGGVEHVVLTHTHPDHVGGVAHYADACDATVWARQGREERFERATGVAPDRTFRGGTTVGPLTVIETPGHAPDHVAFATDREIVAGDLAVADGSVVVAAGEGDLRAYLTSLRRLYARNPAVLHPGHGPAIENPRRTIRRLIDHRLHREERVLDAVRSGARTLPSVTDAAYDKDISAVREFAEKTVAAHLEKLAVEGDVTWDGERARST; this is encoded by the coding sequence TTGTCGCTGGCGTTCCTCGCCGCGGACGTGAACGCTATCACCGTCCCCACCGAGACGCTGGCCCCGCACGGGGAGACGAACGCCTACGTCGTCGATACCGTTCTCATCGACCCGGCGGGGCGGACGGCCGAACTCGACCGGGCGGTCGGTGGCGTCGAACACGTCGTCCTCACGCACACCCATCCCGACCACGTGGGCGGCGTCGCGCATTACGCCGACGCCTGCGATGCGACCGTCTGGGCGCGACAGGGCCGCGAGGAGCGCTTCGAGCGCGCCACGGGCGTCGCCCCGGACCGAACGTTCCGCGGGGGGACGACCGTCGGCCCGCTGACCGTCATCGAAACGCCGGGACACGCCCCCGACCACGTTGCGTTCGCCACGGACCGCGAAATCGTCGCAGGCGACCTCGCCGTCGCGGACGGGAGCGTCGTGGTCGCCGCCGGGGAGGGCGACTTGCGCGCCTACCTGACCTCGCTCCGGCGACTGTACGCGCGGAATCCCGCGGTGCTCCATCCGGGCCACGGCCCCGCCATCGAGAACCCGCGACGGACGATTCGACGACTCATCGACCACCGACTGCACCGCGAAGAGCGCGTGCTCGACGCGGTTCGAAGCGGTGCCCGGACGCTTCCTTCGGTGACGGACGCCGCCTACGACAAGGACATCAGCGCCGTCAGGGAGTTCGCGGAGAAAACCGTGGCGGCCCACCTCGAAAAGTTGGCCGTCGAAGGGGACGTCACGTGGGATGGCGAACGCGCTCGTTCGACGTGA
- a CDS encoding TRAM domain-containing protein, with protein sequence MEISDKLLCLFSADVTLKGDEYVVSVPRREIDTGSVEPGETYRVALISRETEEESDDEQTATTTTQSSANTGSVSSEPQPPVEAGEIRYVEVEDIGKQGDGIARVERGYVIIVPGAEIGERVKVEITEVKSNFAVGEIIEEEF encoded by the coding sequence TTGGAAATCTCTGACAAGCTCCTGTGTCTGTTCAGCGCTGATGTTACTCTCAAAGGCGACGAGTATGTCGTCTCAGTTCCACGACGTGAAATCGACACGGGTTCAGTCGAACCGGGAGAAACCTACCGTGTCGCGCTTATCTCGCGGGAGACGGAAGAAGAATCGGACGACGAGCAAACAGCGACGACGACAACACAATCGAGTGCCAACACCGGCTCCGTCTCGTCGGAACCACAGCCACCCGTCGAGGCCGGAGAAATCCGCTACGTCGAAGTCGAGGACATCGGCAAGCAGGGCGACGGTATCGCCCGCGTCGAGCGGGGTTACGTCATCATCGTCCCCGGCGCGGAAATCGGCGAGCGCGTAAAGGTCGAAATCACGGAAGTCAAGTCGAACTTCGCCGTCGGCGAAATCATCGAAGAAGAGTTCTAA
- a CDS encoding glycosyltransferase family 2 protein, whose amino-acid sequence MDLSVVVPTLNGREPLSDALDAVTRYAPDAEVVVVNGPSADGTSGMVCNRSDVSALVEISDRNLNVARNAGLAESSGEVVAFIGQEVTVEASWYDGIRDEIADGADVVTGPVHRMVRAGMTTETVETRTIAGRDVTYFSGENVAFTRDGIEAVDGFDENLETGGARDCAHRLAGQERSITWSPDVAVCRDETDEKGVERDWCTKYRSLSYRLVKNYGPRLTVFRRTFHDAIRDARTAGVEVASGETKPSLWAGCGKEVIKGIAGGTKDGFLGRFRDRSEARNPAGLSSRADRAVERYDWRNVEPEVE is encoded by the coding sequence ATGGACTTGTCCGTGGTGGTCCCGACGCTCAACGGTCGCGAACCCCTGAGCGACGCACTCGATGCCGTTACTCGATACGCACCCGATGCCGAGGTCGTCGTAGTCAACGGGCCCTCCGCGGACGGCACGTCCGGTATGGTCTGTAACCGCTCCGACGTGAGCGCGCTCGTCGAGATCTCCGACCGAAATTTGAACGTCGCGCGGAACGCCGGACTCGCCGAGTCGAGCGGCGAAGTCGTCGCGTTCATCGGGCAGGAAGTGACCGTCGAAGCCTCGTGGTACGACGGCATTAGGGACGAAATCGCGGACGGCGCGGACGTGGTAACAGGGCCGGTGCATCGAATGGTTCGGGCGGGAATGACCACCGAAACGGTCGAAACGCGGACGATAGCCGGACGCGACGTGACCTACTTTTCGGGCGAGAACGTGGCGTTCACCCGCGACGGCATCGAAGCGGTCGACGGCTTCGACGAGAACTTGGAAACCGGCGGCGCGCGCGACTGCGCCCATCGGCTCGCGGGACAGGAGCGGTCGATAACGTGGTCGCCCGACGTGGCCGTGTGCCGCGACGAGACCGACGAGAAGGGCGTCGAACGCGACTGGTGCACGAAATACCGCTCGCTCTCCTATCGTCTGGTGAAAAACTACGGCCCGCGGCTGACGGTGTTCAGGCGAACCTTCCACGACGCCATCCGTGACGCGCGAACCGCCGGGGTGGAGGTCGCCTCGGGCGAGACGAAACCGTCCCTCTGGGCGGGTTGCGGCAAAGAAGTGATTAAAGGAATCGCCGGTGGGACCAAAGACGGGTTCCTCGGACGGTTTCGCGACAGGAGCGAGGCGCGCAACCCCGCCGGACTCTCCTCGCGCGCCGACCGCGCCGTCGAACGCTACGACTGGCGCAACGTGGAACCAGAGGTCGAGTGA